In Candidatus Defluviilinea proxima, a single genomic region encodes these proteins:
- a CDS encoding dipeptide/oligopeptide/nickel ABC transporter permease/ATP-binding protein, with the protein MAVQELEIKPLIPSSPLQGFWKTLAKNRMAVVGLIMLVLIILVAIFADVIAPYNPKSYEGISSGDIYNPPDAQHWFGTDDAGKDVLSSFMYGARISLIVGFFAAFISIVIGGFIGVVAGFYGGRLENLLMRFTDTMLVIPDLPLIVVIVALTKPNLLNIIFVIGLLGWTTTARIVRSQALAVKSRKFVLRAKAIGAGNWHIITTHIMPLVTPILVVNGILVISSAILSESTLSFIGLGDPTAISWGQMLNFAFGRGAMSAGAWWALFAPGLGIVWVVLGLTLLGNGLEQVLNPRLEAHHLMPGRPTVQNESGGLSSAAEVKSKKRKDTPLLLDVRNLSVNYVNDGKVAKAVHNVSFSLHEGEVMGLVGESGCGKTTLMMALNRLLPAAGEISNGHVFFKGKDLATLTEEEMSDVRWSDISVIFQGAMNALNPVRTVGDQIKEAIIKHMPSYPPAILDARVVELLELVGISAEHKDHFPHQYSGGMRQRAMIAMALSCDPEIVIADEPTTALDVMIQAQILELLDGLRKKLGLAVIFVTHDLGVVAEMCDTVLVMYGGMTAEYAEVDTIYNEPRHPYTQELLKAFPDLSKLERRLTSIPGSPPKLDALPPGCRFAPRCPLAFDRCSSETPKLHELIGGHVVSCHLIESK; encoded by the coding sequence ATGGCAGTACAGGAATTGGAAATTAAACCTCTCATCCCTTCATCGCCTTTGCAAGGGTTTTGGAAAACTCTTGCGAAGAATCGCATGGCGGTGGTGGGATTGATCATGCTTGTTTTGATCATACTTGTTGCTATTTTTGCAGATGTGATTGCTCCCTACAATCCCAAGTCGTATGAGGGAATTTCATCTGGTGATATTTACAATCCGCCTGATGCACAGCATTGGTTTGGTACAGATGATGCTGGTAAAGATGTGCTCTCCAGTTTTATGTATGGAGCGCGTATCTCACTCATTGTGGGATTCTTTGCGGCTTTTATTTCCATCGTGATCGGTGGTTTCATCGGAGTTGTGGCTGGTTTTTATGGTGGGCGACTTGAAAACCTTTTGATGCGATTTACGGACACGATGTTGGTCATCCCTGATCTGCCATTGATCGTTGTGATCGTGGCACTCACCAAACCAAACCTGTTGAATATTATTTTTGTGATCGGCCTTTTGGGTTGGACTACAACAGCGCGTATCGTGCGTTCACAAGCGTTGGCTGTGAAATCGCGTAAGTTTGTATTGCGCGCCAAAGCGATTGGTGCCGGGAATTGGCATATTATCACCACTCACATCATGCCCCTTGTGACACCCATCCTTGTTGTGAATGGCATTCTTGTAATTTCTTCTGCGATATTAAGCGAGTCCACGCTTTCTTTCATTGGCTTGGGTGATCCTACAGCCATATCATGGGGCCAGATGCTTAACTTTGCTTTCGGACGTGGAGCGATGAGCGCCGGAGCTTGGTGGGCATTGTTCGCGCCGGGGCTCGGAATTGTATGGGTTGTGCTCGGGTTGACTCTGCTTGGGAATGGTCTTGAGCAAGTTTTAAACCCAAGGCTTGAAGCACATCACTTAATGCCGGGCAGGCCCACGGTCCAGAATGAATCGGGCGGACTTTCATCTGCCGCAGAAGTTAAATCAAAGAAACGTAAAGACACTCCGCTGTTGCTCGATGTCCGCAATCTGTCTGTTAATTATGTGAATGATGGCAAGGTTGCGAAAGCGGTTCACAATGTAAGCTTCAGCTTGCATGAGGGCGAAGTGATGGGGTTGGTGGGGGAGAGTGGATGCGGCAAGACAACGTTGATGATGGCGTTGAACCGTTTGTTGCCTGCCGCGGGCGAGATCTCAAACGGCCACGTGTTTTTTAAAGGAAAAGACCTTGCGACGTTGACCGAAGAAGAAATGTCGGATGTTCGCTGGAGCGATATTTCAGTCATCTTTCAGGGTGCGATGAATGCGCTCAACCCTGTGCGGACAGTTGGTGATCAGATTAAGGAAGCGATCATCAAGCATATGCCTTCTTATCCACCAGCGATATTGGATGCCCGCGTGGTGGAATTGCTTGAATTGGTCGGCATTTCAGCTGAGCATAAGGACCATTTTCCGCATCAATACTCCGGCGGCATGCGGCAACGTGCGATGATCGCCATGGCGCTTTCATGTGATCCAGAAATTGTCATTGCAGACGAACCGACCACCGCATTGGATGTGATGATACAGGCGCAGATCCTTGAATTGTTGGATGGCCTTCGTAAAAAACTGGGACTTGCCGTGATCTTTGTTACTCATGATCTCGGCGTAGTGGCAGAGATGTGCGATACGGTGCTTGTTATGTATGGTGGTATGACTGCTGAATACGCAGAAGTGGACACTATCTATAACGAGCCGCGTCATCCGTATACACAGGAACTGCTCAAAGCATTCCCCGATCTTTCCAAGCTTGAGCGACGACTGACATCCATCCCCGGTTCGCCCCCCAAATTGGATGCGTTGCCACCGGGCTGTCGTTTTGCACCGCGTTGTCCCCTGGCTTTTGACCGCTGTTCTTCTGAAACGCCAAAATTACATGAACTTATAGGCGGGCACGTCGTGAGTTGTCATTTGATCGAGAGTAAATAA
- a CDS encoding ABC transporter permease translates to MNRYRYLLKKIGWSLFTILFVLILNFFLFRVLPGDPARAGVKDPRMKKEAVEAIRVRFGLDKPVINCFNSINPLEIGDCSVNPFETQFFIYLRNLTIGDLGISFHSNRPVSDLLVERLWNTILLIGAGQILSIIVGIAFGVFAAWKARTAIDYSALITGLVAWSLPTFWLGIILLFWGSNHGFPIGGKATPGTSSYSLFYQFGDVFKHMILPTLTYTIVYMGEYMLVMRSSLLDVLAEDYILTAKAKGLSKFQILKDHALKNAMLPIVTIIAINLGFTVAGAIQIEAVYSWPGLGGAIYEAVIRRDYPVLQGAFLLIAISVILANLIADLTYSYLDPRVQSE, encoded by the coding sequence TTGAATCGCTATCGCTACCTTCTCAAAAAGATCGGCTGGTCGCTCTTTACGATCTTGTTTGTACTCATCCTGAATTTTTTTCTGTTTCGTGTTCTGCCGGGCGACCCGGCCCGTGCCGGGGTAAAAGACCCGCGTATGAAGAAAGAAGCGGTGGAAGCGATACGAGTCCGCTTTGGGTTGGACAAACCTGTTATCAATTGTTTCAACTCCATCAACCCGCTTGAAATTGGGGATTGCTCCGTCAACCCATTTGAGACGCAATTTTTTATTTATCTTCGCAATCTTACAATAGGGGATTTGGGAATCAGTTTCCACAGCAATCGTCCTGTGTCTGATCTTTTGGTTGAACGGTTATGGAACACTATTTTGTTGATCGGCGCCGGGCAAATACTCTCCATTATTGTGGGAATTGCTTTCGGTGTATTTGCCGCATGGAAGGCTCGCACCGCTATTGACTATAGCGCGTTAATCACTGGTCTGGTGGCTTGGAGTCTGCCCACATTTTGGCTGGGAATCATTCTATTGTTCTGGGGGAGTAATCATGGCTTTCCTATTGGGGGTAAAGCAACCCCCGGCACAAGTTCTTACTCGTTGTTTTATCAATTTGGTGATGTATTCAAGCATATGATCTTGCCCACACTTACCTACACCATCGTGTACATGGGCGAATATATGCTTGTCATGCGTTCGAGCCTGTTGGATGTGTTGGCTGAAGATTATATTTTGACTGCCAAGGCAAAAGGCTTGAGCAAGTTTCAGATATTGAAGGATCATGCGCTGAAGAATGCGATGCTTCCCATTGTAACCATTATTGCGATCAACCTTGGATTTACCGTAGCAGGTGCCATTCAAATTGAGGCGGTCTATTCATGGCCAGGTCTGGGGGGCGCTATTTATGAAGCGGTAATTCGGCGTGACTACCCGGTCTTGCAGGGCGCATTTCTTTTGATCGCAATTAGTGTAATCTTGGCGAACCTGATCGCTGACCTTACTTATTCCTATCTTGATCCGCGCGTCCAGTCGGAGTGA
- a CDS encoding ABC transporter substrate-binding protein yields the protein MKVKYTFVVLLTVVALVLSACGAIGQSQPVTMRVGWAGSPDTLNPGVAVLTEAYTIFGLVFDTMYQLQLDGSFKLSLAESVKVSDDGLVYTYKIRDGVKFHDGQPLTAEDVKFSYDLYHNTEGYPWMGDYTAYFENVEATSNNEVVITLSEAIPNIDSQLVFLYVVPKHVWEKENAVEFENVAMIGSGPFKMVEYKQNEFVHLAKNSEYFGNMPKIDELIFQTFESQDALVQAIKTGQVDMITEMPNTAVETLRTDPNVEVVTGAPFSPGVTDIIFNQVSPENCPPTDGICSGHPALQDRNVRLALAHATDKKKIIDVVLLGLGTPGTTLIPDGLGFWYNSSIKDYEYDIAKANQILDDAGYVDADKDGTRDLPDGSKSLTFRLSWPSDSIDAPRTAELLSEMWGQAGVKVEAQAVDPDALTSACCPAYDFDIIIWGWGSDPDPNLLLGVMTSDEIPTGSNESGYSNPDYDTLFREQASELDLNKRKELVWKMQQIVFDDVVYIIPYYAQSVQAYRKDRFTGWVLDKPKVELSDVTSLSVVEPVK from the coding sequence ATGAAAGTTAAATATACGTTCGTTGTACTGTTGACCGTGGTTGCACTTGTGCTTTCTGCATGTGGGGCAATTGGTCAATCTCAGCCCGTGACAATGAGAGTGGGGTGGGCGGGTAGCCCTGATACGCTGAATCCCGGCGTAGCCGTATTAACGGAGGCATACACCATTTTTGGATTGGTGTTCGATACAATGTATCAGCTTCAGTTAGATGGTTCGTTCAAATTGAGCCTAGCCGAGAGCGTCAAAGTTTCAGATGATGGGTTGGTGTATACATACAAGATCCGTGATGGTGTGAAATTCCATGATGGACAACCTCTCACCGCTGAAGATGTAAAATTCTCCTACGATCTGTACCACAACACAGAGGGCTATCCGTGGATGGGCGACTACACAGCTTATTTTGAAAACGTTGAAGCGACTTCAAATAATGAGGTTGTGATCACGCTTTCTGAAGCGATACCGAATATTGATTCTCAATTGGTTTTCCTCTATGTTGTTCCAAAACATGTTTGGGAAAAAGAGAATGCGGTTGAGTTTGAGAATGTTGCCATGATCGGAAGTGGACCATTCAAGATGGTCGAGTATAAACAAAATGAATTTGTTCACCTTGCGAAGAACTCGGAATACTTCGGCAATATGCCTAAGATCGACGAACTGATCTTCCAGACATTTGAAAGCCAGGATGCATTGGTTCAGGCAATTAAAACTGGGCAAGTGGATATGATCACTGAAATGCCCAATACCGCAGTGGAAACTCTCCGCACTGACCCGAATGTGGAAGTAGTGACAGGCGCTCCCTTCTCGCCAGGTGTGACCGATATCATCTTTAATCAGGTGTCACCAGAAAATTGTCCGCCAACAGATGGCATTTGTTCGGGACATCCTGCTTTACAAGATCGGAATGTCCGTCTTGCACTAGCGCATGCTACAGATAAGAAGAAGATCATTGATGTCGTTTTACTTGGCTTGGGAACACCAGGCACTACGCTTATTCCTGATGGTCTTGGCTTTTGGTACAACTCCAGTATCAAGGATTATGAATATGATATTGCGAAGGCAAATCAGATTCTGGATGATGCTGGATACGTGGATGCTGACAAAGATGGAACTCGCGATTTACCTGACGGTTCAAAATCTCTAACTTTCCGCCTGAGTTGGCCAAGCGACAGCATTGATGCCCCTCGTACCGCTGAACTGTTGAGCGAAATGTGGGGACAGGCAGGTGTTAAAGTGGAGGCGCAGGCTGTAGACCCAGATGCATTGACATCCGCTTGTTGCCCGGCGTATGATTTCGATATCATCATTTGGGGATGGGGCTCTGACCCTGATCCCAACCTGCTTTTGGGCGTTATGACCTCAGACGAAATCCCCACAGGCAGTAACGAATCTGGGTACTCTAACCCTGACTACGACACGTTATTCCGCGAACAGGCATCTGAGCTGGATCTAAATAAGAGGAAAGAACTCGTCTGGAAGATGCAACAGATCGTGTTTGATGATGTAGTCTACATCATCCCTTATTATGCTCAGAGCGTACAAGCATACCGCAAAGACCGTTTCACAGGCTGGGTGCTTGATAAGCCCAAAGTTGAACTATCTGACGTGACATCGCTAAGCGTTGTCGAACCTGTTAAATAA